The Methanosarcina acetivorans C2A genome includes the window TTGAGTATTAGATTTTGAGTATTAGATTTTGAGTAATAGTGTTGGTTAAATTAGAGCTGATTAAATAGAGTTAAATGGACCTTGAAGCCTTAAATTATTAGCCTGGAACTTAAATCGTCGGATCGGATCCTCAAACCGCAGTCTGAATTTGAATTGAAACCTACCGGACCCGGATCATTAAATTAAAGTACCAGATTTAAATGATCATATTTAAATTTTTAGAGTTAAATTATTAGAACCGAATCTCAGAGATTTAAATAAATTCATTGCTTAAAACATTACCGATCTGATCTATGGATATCGAATCGATCCCTATTGAATTTAAATGTTTTGAAAATTTGGAAGGTCTGTGACCCCCGGGATGATAAACAAGCGTGACTTCAGGGGTGAGTTTTCGAACCATATCCTCAAGCCCGCAGGCATCAAGGTGGTCGCTTATCTTGATAATAGGATACGGGTAATCCGCACGGCAGCTCAGTACGTACTTTTTCACATTTCGCGGGAGCTTGTCAAGATCCCAGGGAGCCACCACGAAAACCTCATCCTCCCCTCTGGAGTCAATCCCTGCAAGTTCTCCGGCATCCTCAAGCATGCTCCGTGTAAGTGCCCTTGTCCGGGCTTCCATACGAATGGCGCCTTCATATCCGAAGCCCCTCATTAATTCAACGGCACGCTGGGCTTTTCCGAACTCGTATGCCCCGAAAGCAACAGGGCCGCTCTCAAAAAGGGCGCATTTCATACTTTCGAGGTCGTCCGCAAAGTGGCAGGAAGGATCTTCAGGGTCCCCGTAGTTAGCTTCGGTGATAAGGACATCGCAGGGAGGAAGCTTGCTGGCATTCTTGACATCCCCCGTGACCAGAATCCTTGTCCCCACATCGTTTTCCCAGTAAAAAGCTGCGGCACCGGCAGTGTGCGCCGTGGGGTAAGTCTTTACCCTGACACCCTCGATTTCAATCTCGTCCCCGAGCCTGCACATGCTTCCCACGTACTTTCTATCGTGCCTGATTTCAAGAGCAGTTGCGGTTTTATCCGTACAGACTGCCCGCGGAGAGAGCATAGCCGATTTCCCATGATGATCGGAATGGGCATGAGTGATCAGGTATGCATCTGGCTGGGGTTGTTTTCCCGGACTCCGGGTAGTGTCGATGGAAAAAGTACGTAACTCTCCTGCATTGTTCCTGAAACGGATTGAGACATGGGGCTTGAAGTTTCCTCGTGAGTTGCGCTGCCTGAGCGCCAGCACACCAAGATCAATTAGTTTTTTAGAAATCACGCCAATCTCTGAGGAGATTACACTTAACATATTTAAGTTTAGGGAAACCTCGTAAATTCCGGAGATATTACATTAGAAACTATATTGGAAACCATATTAGAAACAGCTTTGTTACCCTGAACCGCGTGAATAAGGATGTAAATTGGGAGTTTACAGGGAAATCCTTCTTCAAATACCCTGCTTGCAAATGATCTCAGATGATCTTAATTTATTCAACAGGCTGCCCTGAGATAATAAGCCCAATAACCTTTAAAATCTCCATAACTATCGGCAACTCGCCTAAACTGATCTTCTGTAGCTTCCGGGCCATAGAATCTTTTAAAGCAATTGAGAAGAGTTTTTTCGTGCTCTGAAAGTTCTTCCATTCTTCCGAGACCTCTTATAAGTATCAGATGAGCTGACCACTCCCCGATACCCCATATATTCATCAGCCACTCTCTTACATCTTTTATATTACCTTGCCTTAGAAAATTTTCATCCACCCTATCAAAGGCATCGGCAACTGCTATTAAATACTCTGATTTTCTTTCGTTTTTTATAATGGAAGCCAGATTTTCCACACCCAGATTTTTTACTTGCCGGGCTGAAGGAAAAGTCCTGTACACAATTCCTTCAATTTGAATGCTATTCCCTATAGCCTCAGTGAGCTTGTTTTTTATTTTGTGGGCTACTTTCATGGATATTCTCTGGCTCAACACCGCCCAGGCTGCGGCTTCAAAAGGAGTTAAGAATTTTACCTGGTGCAGGCCGTAAAGCTCCTCCAGCACAGGGACAAATTGGGGATCTTTGCTTCCCAGAACATAAAAGGGTTGCAGATCATCATCAAGGCTCAAAAAGAATTTTATTCTATCCAGAAGTGCAGATTTTATTTCTTCGCTTATTTCTTCGCAGGAATAAAAGATGTAAGATAAGCCCGGTTCCGAAACAGTGCCTTCGTTTTTCAATCTGAAGGCTAAAATCTTATTTTCCAGGTAAACTGCCTTTGTAAATGAAAAGCCAGTGACAGTCTGTTCCCCTTCCGCAGGAGCAAACATACCCATAAAATTTAGAGATTTCGAAAAATCAAAAGGAGTTGCCGGAAAAAGTTTTCCCTGAATACTGTGAAGTCTCATTTTCGTTCCCTACTTCCAAAATTATCAACTAATAGCTTCAGAAACCGGATTTTAATCCGCATAAATCCAGGATCACAAGCCTGGGAGGTCAATTACATCCCAGACTGAGATATTCTGACAGCGAATCAAAAGTTAACCCAAATATCAATTATTCAATACTTGAATCTAACACAATTTAAGTGCTTCCTCCTTGAAGGCACCAATTGCTACTCAACACTAAAAGAAAAAAGCTAAGATTTGAATTATCACTATAGTTTGACTTCATAATAATGTCTCAGCAAAATTCTGGGAGGATGTATCAAGGCATTATTAGGTCAATTAAAAGGCATTAGATCAATTAAAGGCATTAGATCAATTAAAGGAATTAGGTAAATTAGAGGTATTAGGTAAATTAAAAGGCATTAGGTAAATTAGAGGCATTAGACCAATTAAAGGAATTAGGTAAATTAGAGGTATTAGGTAAATTAAAAGGCATTAGGTAAATTAGAGGCATTAGACCAATTAAAGGCACGAAGTAAATTGGAGGCATCAGAGAATAAAAATGATTTTTCACTATATCCTGTTCTCTTTACTACTATTTGATAAGCATCTTTAATGACATCCTGTGATTAAAATACCTATCAGGTTTTATTCAAATGAGGATATGATCTGGATATGAATGCAATAACACCTGATCAGCAAAACGTTGTACTGGACAAAATCTTTGTGGAAAGAAGGTCTTACAGGCAGTTTAAGCAGGAATTCCCGCCAGAAGAAGATATAAGGGGAATCATACGTACCGGGCTTCATGCACCTTTTGCTGCTGCAGCTGTGGGTGAAACAGAGGATTATTTCCGGAGATTTTTTGTTTTGAAAAAGGGTTCAAAAAGTCTGAAAGCAGCAGCTTCCCTTATCTTTGAAGAAGCTATGACAACAGCTTCAAATCTCGAACGTGCTGTGGAGAGCGACCCGGTGCTCCGCACACAGGCCAGCGGGTTTGCAAAACGGCTTACAATGATCAAAAAAATGGGACAGGTTCCCGGAGTCGGTAC containing:
- a CDS encoding nitroreductase family protein; amino-acid sequence: MNAITPDQQNVVLDKIFVERRSYRQFKQEFPPEEDIRGIIRTGLHAPFAAAAVGETEDYFRRFFVLKKGSKSLKAAASLIFEEAMTTASNLERAVESDPVLRTQASGFAKRLTMIKKMGQVPGVGTAPYFIVVAERKGFPPVEQQALAHCLENMWLKATALGLGFQLVSITAQMADNPAFCTLLGLPPGKWALMGCAIGYPVKELPPSARPPVEKVTRWLE
- a CDS encoding DNA-3-methyladenine glycosylase family protein, with amino-acid sequence MRLHSIQGKLFPATPFDFSKSLNFMGMFAPAEGEQTVTGFSFTKAVYLENKILAFRLKNEGTVSEPGLSYIFYSCEEISEEIKSALLDRIKFFLSLDDDLQPFYVLGSKDPQFVPVLEELYGLHQVKFLTPFEAAAWAVLSQRISMKVAHKIKNKLTEAIGNSIQIEGIVYRTFPSARQVKNLGVENLASIIKNERKSEYLIAVADAFDRVDENFLRQGNIKDVREWLMNIWGIGEWSAHLILIRGLGRMEELSEHEKTLLNCFKRFYGPEATEDQFRRVADSYGDFKGYWAYYLRAAC
- a CDS encoding MBL fold metallo-hydrolase is translated as MISKKLIDLGVLALRQRNSRGNFKPHVSIRFRNNAGELRTFSIDTTRSPGKQPQPDAYLITHAHSDHHGKSAMLSPRAVCTDKTATALEIRHDRKYVGSMCRLGDEIEIEGVRVKTYPTAHTAGAAAFYWENDVGTRILVTGDVKNASKLPPCDVLITEANYGDPEDPSCHFADDLESMKCALFESGPVAFGAYEFGKAQRAVELMRGFGYEGAIRMEARTRALTRSMLEDAGELAGIDSRGEDEVFVVAPWDLDKLPRNVKKYVLSCRADYPYPIIKISDHLDACGLEDMVRKLTPEVTLVYHPGGHRPSKFSKHLNSIGIDSISIDQIGNVLSNEFI